The nucleotide sequence AatcacaacaaacaaaaaaaatccccCCCCATCTTCTGAAAATATCGATTTGACGAAACGAAACAGATAATTAAAACAATCGATTTATCCGCATATGTGGAATGAATGCATTATTTGCTTTAGCAACATAGTAATTGAAAGATTGCAGAGTAAATGAATGGAACGAGTCAGGTGTTGTGGGACGTAATCAAAGGGGAGACAATCATTTTGCTTCCGAGAATGTCACTAGGGGTGCTCAAAGATCGCTGCTTTAGCATTAACACCGCCATGATTGCTGTGCTTGCAGTGGGTGTGTAAAGATTGCCGTTCATTGGAGACGTTCGAAATTAATCATGGGGCTGCGACCGCTGGAATTCGCGGAATGTTTAACAGATAGTCCGTATTTTCGAGAGAATTTACACGAGCATGAAAAAGAATTGGAAAGAACAAGCAAATCTATCAAAAGCTTGATAGCTTGCGGAAAGGAACTCATTAACGCTGCGAGAAATCTGTCGAAAGCCCAGAAAGCTTTTTCACAAAATCTGCAGGAATTTCGATTTGAAACAATAGGAAATCAACAAACTGATGATGAAGTAGTAATTGCAGCTTCTCTCAAGGAGTTTGGAGATTGTTTCTTAGCAATTGAGGAAGTATTTGAAAGAATGCTAGATAAAGCAAAAGATATGTTTTTGGCCCCTTTGGAAAGGTTCCGTAAAGAAAACATTGGAAAagctaaagaagaaaagaaacagtttGAAAAACAAACATCTAAATTTTGTGCTTCACAAGAGCGCTATCTCAACTTGAAACCTAAAACTAACGACACTACATTCCAAGAGGCTGATGCAGCTCTTGTTTTGGAAGGTAAGCATTTTTACCAAGCATCCATGAAATATGTTCTTTTATTACAAGAAgtgcaagagaaaaaaaaatttgattttgtCGAAATTATTCTTACATTTATATCTAATTGGTTAACTGTTTACCATCAGGGCCATGAAGTGGCTAGAGAATTTAAAACTAACATGAGTGACCTGCAGCTACGATTGCAGAACACGCGAGAGAACTTTAATAGTACTAGGGATGAAGCGGAActtttgatgaataaaatgttAGAGACCAGAGGTTCTCGTGGTGAGTTTACTCTGGCCCCTAAGGATTGTAGTCGACAGGGTTATCTCTTTCTCATGGAGAAAAAAGCTCTCGGTACTaactggacgaaatgctactgTCGCTATTTCAAGGAACACAAAACTTTCTCTATGATTCCCTATAATCAAATGGTTGGCAAACTCAGTCAACCAGAAACAGGAACTCTTATGTCTTGTATAAGGAGAGCATCTGATTCCATTGATAAACGATTTTGTTTTGATATAACTATTTCTGACAAGCCAACTGTAATCTTTACATTCCAAGCATTGTCCGAAGATGATCGACACCTATGGCTCGATGCTATGGATGGAAAAGAACCTACCTATCAAACTCCCAACAAAACGTCTGAAGAGACCTATATTTTGGATAACATTGGGTTTCAGTTTATCAATAAATGTATCGGTTCTATAGAGAGAAAAGGCCTGACGGACCAGGGTCTCTATAGATTGGTTGGTGTCAACTCGAAAGTAAACCGACTTGTTAACATGGGACTTGATCGTCGAAAAGTTGATAAGCTTTGCTTAGATGACGCTGGAACCTGGGAAGTGAAAACAATCACCAGCTCCATTAAACATTATCTTAGATCTTTACCGGAACCTTTGATGACCTTCCGTTTGCACGAGAATTTTATCACTGCTGCCAAACGTGAGTCTAAACTTTTGCGATTTCATGATATACATAGTCTTGTACATAAGCTGCCTCAAAAGAACTTCAAAATGTTAGATTTGCTATGTAGTCACCTAAAAAGAGTTTCTGATAAGAGTGATATCAACCTTATGACTGTTGCCAACCTCGGCGTGTGTTTCGGGCCAACTCTAATGCGGCCCGAAGAAGAGACTGTGGCCGCTATAATGGATATTAAATTTTGCAATATCGTCATTGAAATTTTAATAGGAAACTATGAAGAGATTTTCAAACAGACACCTGTAGATATTGGACTTTTAGATGATCTGGAAGATTGTAAACTGTCACCTGCTGAGAGTACAACTACCACAAAGAAAAGCTTGGAAAATCAAGCTTTGCCTTCAGGTGCCTCTAGTCATGGAATACCTCCATCTCCTGTTCCTGCGACACACTATAGCAATGTATCATCAACTGTTAATTCAAGTCCTGGTTTGCCTAAAAGTGGACCCTTTTCTGAACATGGCTCTCCAAAATATGCAGCTCCTGTTGTGATGCGATCGCATAATTTACCAAAAACTAGACAACAGGGTATTGGACACGGTCATCTGAGTCAAGTTGGTGCTGCTATTGGTGGAGTTCATATGACGGGTCACGATCCCAGTCGTGGTAGCAGT is from Octopus sinensis linkage group LG7, ASM634580v1, whole genome shotgun sequence and encodes:
- the LOC115214078 gene encoding rho GTPase-activating protein 26-like, yielding MGLRPLEFAECLTDSPYFRENLHEHEKELERTSKSIKSLIACGKELINAARNLSKAQKAFSQNLQEFRFETIGNQQTDDEVVIAASLKEFGDCFLAIEEVFERMLDKAKDMFLAPLERFRKENIGKAKEEKKQFEKQTSKFCASQERYLNLKPKTNDTTFQEADAALVLEGKHFYQASMKYVLLLQEVQEKKKFDFVEIILTFISNWLTVYHQGHEVAREFKTNMSDLQLRLQNTRENFNSTRDEAELLMNKMLETRGSRGEFTLAPKDCSRQGYLFLMEKKALGTNWTKCYCRYFKEHKTFSMIPYNQMVGKLSQPETGTLMSCIRRASDSIDKRFCFDITISDKPTVIFTFQALSEDDRHLWLDAMDGKEPTYQTPNKTSEETYILDNIGFQFINKCIGSIERKGLTDQGLYRLVGVNSKVNRLVNMGLDRRKVDKLCLDDAGTWEVKTITSSIKHYLRSLPEPLMTFRLHENFITAAKRESKLLRFHDIHSLVHKLPQKNFKMLDLLCSHLKRVSDKSDINLMTVANLGVCFGPTLMRPEEETVAAIMDIKFCNIVIEILIGNYEEIFKQTPVDIGLLDDLEDCKLSPAESTTTTKKSLENQALPSGASSHGIPPSPVPATHYSNVSSTVNSSPGLPKSGPFSEHGSPKYAAPVVMRSHNLPKTRQQGIGHGHLSQVGAAIGGVHMTGHDPSRGSSTSGSSESLNSYKSPSTNPSPQLDSNRRGPIMPAMFTSAPASAFSGSKIQTLGDIGTFGSIKRRNATESYAGGGGGGSGGLSVGGGALRSSMHSGTTSSNVGLLPDSSSAMSKSMTEQRLRTVRTLYNCQAENDSELSFHANQFIYQVKPSQEACWLEGTLDGVTGLIPENYVEYVD